In Oryza sativa Japonica Group chromosome 3, ASM3414082v1, one DNA window encodes the following:
- the LOC4333004 gene encoding protein LNK1 isoform X5 — translation MPDWRVGEFEGKLKDGFARSNNSEHENGAGTVSISSKKSKHRVDSEKKPHVDISGVIDSDSQKCNSEQIHSANGIVSRDVNHDHIENCKVESNDFPLNTISETRYPTDNWNSSQFALSNDGSPVLNNQSTPQTGHGYGDNDLTYIDWPAIDNFEDVDNLFRRCDSTYGQQQLPNTDELSWIPSSDAMYSSDVAMQPGFESSYSDYGILDDLSAFNCTEDKSLTTADPSSAVCDEQFDDSYLFNEQKPEDVYGEQAYQRDAMELLSSDQICTGQENLDMIGNRYSSENAMEQPEDQKFSIASERNCQIIPSGASFAERNLKVQKKVASSASGQLISDNVTGHPGHQTLTRRASYPCENHEIGKRSLGKRGLGHSDVAMGTSMVVDGSFVSSISSDNSVEENSFRQLQDAVSQLDVKTKMCIRDGLYRLARSAQNRQVFPNTMNNNGDSHNVKDMQNAETSGKFVDPGSIETQTNPIDRSIALLLFHQPSEHVTGAVDEAASLKSHNDNHQAAAKNQRVMHASSVHSPRGQGDPMDAKSCRNN, via the exons ATGCCAGATTGGAGGGTGGGCGAg TTTGAAGGTAAGCTCAAGGATGGATTTGCTCGGAGCAATAATAGCGAACATGAAAATGGAGCCGGGACTGTGAGTATATCCAGCAAGAAGTCGAAGCATCGGGTTGACAGTGAAAAAAAACCCCATGTTGACATCTCTGGAGTGATTGATTCAGATTCGCAGAAATGTAATTCAGAGCAAATCCATTCAGCTAATGGGATAGTATCCCGGGATGTCAACCATGATCACATAGAAAACTGCAAAGTTGAATCAAATGATTTTCCCTTGAATACTATCTCTGAAACAAGATATCCAACAGACAATTGGAACAGTTCTCAGTTTGCTCTGAGCAATGATGGTTCACCTGTTCTCAATAATCAGAGTACTCCACAAACTGGTCATGGCTATGGAGATAATGATCTAACCTACATTGATTGGCCTGCTATTGATAATTTTGAGGACGTCGACAACTTATTCAG GAGGTGTGATTCCACGTACGGTCAGCAGCAACTTCCGAACACGGATGAACTGTCATGGATTCCTTCTTCAGATGCCATGTACTCTTCTGATGTTGCTATGCAACCAGGGTTTGAATCCTCGTATTCTGATTATGGTATCCTGGATGACCTCTCCGCATTCAATTGTACGGAAGATAAATCCCTGACAACAGCTGATCCTTCAAGTGCTGTATGTGACGAGCAATTCGATGACTCTTATCTGTTCAATGAGCAAAAACCTGAAGATGTTTATGGCGAACAG gCTTACCAAAGGGATGCGATGGAATTGTTGTCCAGCGACCAGATATGCACTGGGCAGGAAAACCTAGATATG ATTGGAAATCGATATTCATCGGAAAATGCCATGGAACAGCCTGAAGATCAGAAGTTTTCTATAGCTTCAG AAAGAAATTGCCAGATCATTCCATCTGGGGCTTCCTTTGCAGAGAGAAACTTGAAGG TGCAGAAGAAAGTGGCCAGTTCGGCATCAGGACAACTTATCAGTGATAATGTGACTGGACATCCTGGTCATCAAACATTGACAAGAAGGGCTTCATATCCTTGTGAGAATCATGAAATTGGAAAGAGGTCCTTAGGAAAAAGAGGTTTGGGTCATTCTGATGTTGCAATGGGCACCTCAATGGTAGTTGATGGGTCCTTCGTATCGTCTATTTCTTCTGATAACTCAGTTGAAGAGAACAGCTTTCGGCAGCTTCAGGATGCAGTTAGTCAG TTGGATGTGAAAACAAAAATGTGCATTCGAGATGGGTTATACCGCCTGGCAAGAAGTGCGCAGAATAGGCAAGTCTTCCCAAATACAATGAACAACAATGGAGATAGCCACAATGTAAAGGACATGCAAAATGCAGAAACTTCGGGAAA GTTTGTTGATCCTGGGAGCATCGAGACACAGACAAATCCAATTGATCGGTCCATAGCTCTGTTGCTTTTCCATCAGCCATCAGAGCATGTCACTGGAGCTGTTGATGAAGCGGCTTCACTAAAGTCACAT AATGATAACCACCAGGCTGCTGCTAAAAACCAAAGAGTGATGCATGCTTCATCTGTACATTCACCAAGAGGGCAGGGAGACCCCATGGATGCAAAATCTTGCAGAAACAACTGA
- the LOC4333004 gene encoding protein LNK1 isoform X1, translated as MPDWRVGEFEGKLKDGFARSNNSEHENGAGTVSISSKKSKHRVDSEKKPHVDISGVIDSDSQKCNSEQIHSANGIVSRDVNHDHIENCKVESNDFPLNTISETRYPTDNWNSSQFALSNDGSPVLNNQSTPQTGHGYGDNDLTYIDWPAIDNFEDVDNLFRRCDSTYGQQQLPNTDELSWIPSSDAMYSSDVAMQPGFESSYSDYGILDDLSAFNCTEDKSLTTADPSSAVCDEQFDDSYLFNEQKPEDVYGEQAYQRDAMELLSSDQICTGQENLDMIGNRYSSENAMEQPEDQKFSIASGSQLSSSQNLLNQKNHLDSTSPSNITSESYPERNCQIIPSGASFAERNLKVQKKVASSASGQLISDNVTGHPGHQTLTRRASYPCENHEIGKRSLGKRGLGHSDVAMGTSMVVDGSFVSSISSDNSVEENSFRQLQDAVSQLDVKTKMCIRDGLYRLARSAQNRQVFPNTMNNNGDSHNVKDMQNAETSGKFVDPGSIETQTNPIDRSIALLLFHQPSEHVTGAVDEAASLKSHNDNHQAAAKNQRVMHASSVHSPRGQGDPMDAKSCRNN; from the exons ATGCCAGATTGGAGGGTGGGCGAg TTTGAAGGTAAGCTCAAGGATGGATTTGCTCGGAGCAATAATAGCGAACATGAAAATGGAGCCGGGACTGTGAGTATATCCAGCAAGAAGTCGAAGCATCGGGTTGACAGTGAAAAAAAACCCCATGTTGACATCTCTGGAGTGATTGATTCAGATTCGCAGAAATGTAATTCAGAGCAAATCCATTCAGCTAATGGGATAGTATCCCGGGATGTCAACCATGATCACATAGAAAACTGCAAAGTTGAATCAAATGATTTTCCCTTGAATACTATCTCTGAAACAAGATATCCAACAGACAATTGGAACAGTTCTCAGTTTGCTCTGAGCAATGATGGTTCACCTGTTCTCAATAATCAGAGTACTCCACAAACTGGTCATGGCTATGGAGATAATGATCTAACCTACATTGATTGGCCTGCTATTGATAATTTTGAGGACGTCGACAACTTATTCAG GAGGTGTGATTCCACGTACGGTCAGCAGCAACTTCCGAACACGGATGAACTGTCATGGATTCCTTCTTCAGATGCCATGTACTCTTCTGATGTTGCTATGCAACCAGGGTTTGAATCCTCGTATTCTGATTATGGTATCCTGGATGACCTCTCCGCATTCAATTGTACGGAAGATAAATCCCTGACAACAGCTGATCCTTCAAGTGCTGTATGTGACGAGCAATTCGATGACTCTTATCTGTTCAATGAGCAAAAACCTGAAGATGTTTATGGCGAACAG gCTTACCAAAGGGATGCGATGGAATTGTTGTCCAGCGACCAGATATGCACTGGGCAGGAAAACCTAGATATG ATTGGAAATCGATATTCATCGGAAAATGCCATGGAACAGCCTGAAGATCAGAAGTTTTCTATAGCTTCAGGTTCTCAACTAAGCTCTTCTCAGAATTTATTGAACCAAAAGAACCACTTGGATTCAACTTCACCAAGTAACATAACTTCTGAGTCCTATCCAGAAAGAAATTGCCAGATCATTCCATCTGGGGCTTCCTTTGCAGAGAGAAACTTGAAGG TGCAGAAGAAAGTGGCCAGTTCGGCATCAGGACAACTTATCAGTGATAATGTGACTGGACATCCTGGTCATCAAACATTGACAAGAAGGGCTTCATATCCTTGTGAGAATCATGAAATTGGAAAGAGGTCCTTAGGAAAAAGAGGTTTGGGTCATTCTGATGTTGCAATGGGCACCTCAATGGTAGTTGATGGGTCCTTCGTATCGTCTATTTCTTCTGATAACTCAGTTGAAGAGAACAGCTTTCGGCAGCTTCAGGATGCAGTTAGTCAG TTGGATGTGAAAACAAAAATGTGCATTCGAGATGGGTTATACCGCCTGGCAAGAAGTGCGCAGAATAGGCAAGTCTTCCCAAATACAATGAACAACAATGGAGATAGCCACAATGTAAAGGACATGCAAAATGCAGAAACTTCGGGAAA GTTTGTTGATCCTGGGAGCATCGAGACACAGACAAATCCAATTGATCGGTCCATAGCTCTGTTGCTTTTCCATCAGCCATCAGAGCATGTCACTGGAGCTGTTGATGAAGCGGCTTCACTAAAGTCACAT AATGATAACCACCAGGCTGCTGCTAAAAACCAAAGAGTGATGCATGCTTCATCTGTACATTCACCAAGAGGGCAGGGAGACCCCATGGATGCAAAATCTTGCAGAAACAACTGA
- the LOC4333004 gene encoding protein LNK1 isoform X3, which yields MPDWRVGEFEGKLKDGFARSNNSEHENGAGTVSISSKKSKHRVDSEKKPHVDISGVIDSDSQKCNSEQIHSANGIVSRDVNHDHIENCKVESNDFPLNTISETRYPTDNWNSSQFALSNDGSPVLNNQSTPQTGHGYGDNDLTYIDWPAIDNFEDVDNLFRRCDSTYGQQQLPNTDELSWIPSSDAMYSSDVAMQPGFESSYSDYGILDDLSAFNCTEDKSLTTADPSSAVCDEQFDDSYLFNEQKPEDVYGEQIGNRYSSENAMEQPEDQKFSIASGSQLSSSQNLLNQKNHLDSTSPSNITSESYPERNCQIIPSGASFAERNLKVQKKVASSASGQLISDNVTGHPGHQTLTRRASYPCENHEIGKRSLGKRGLGHSDVAMGTSMVVDGSFVSSISSDNSVEENSFRQLQDAVSQLDVKTKMCIRDGLYRLARSAQNRQVFPNTMNNNGDSHNVKDMQNAETSGKFVDPGSIETQTNPIDRSIALLLFHQPSEHVTGAVDEAASLKSHNDNHQAAAKNQRVMHASSVHSPRGQGDPMDAKSCRNN from the exons ATGCCAGATTGGAGGGTGGGCGAg TTTGAAGGTAAGCTCAAGGATGGATTTGCTCGGAGCAATAATAGCGAACATGAAAATGGAGCCGGGACTGTGAGTATATCCAGCAAGAAGTCGAAGCATCGGGTTGACAGTGAAAAAAAACCCCATGTTGACATCTCTGGAGTGATTGATTCAGATTCGCAGAAATGTAATTCAGAGCAAATCCATTCAGCTAATGGGATAGTATCCCGGGATGTCAACCATGATCACATAGAAAACTGCAAAGTTGAATCAAATGATTTTCCCTTGAATACTATCTCTGAAACAAGATATCCAACAGACAATTGGAACAGTTCTCAGTTTGCTCTGAGCAATGATGGTTCACCTGTTCTCAATAATCAGAGTACTCCACAAACTGGTCATGGCTATGGAGATAATGATCTAACCTACATTGATTGGCCTGCTATTGATAATTTTGAGGACGTCGACAACTTATTCAG GAGGTGTGATTCCACGTACGGTCAGCAGCAACTTCCGAACACGGATGAACTGTCATGGATTCCTTCTTCAGATGCCATGTACTCTTCTGATGTTGCTATGCAACCAGGGTTTGAATCCTCGTATTCTGATTATGGTATCCTGGATGACCTCTCCGCATTCAATTGTACGGAAGATAAATCCCTGACAACAGCTGATCCTTCAAGTGCTGTATGTGACGAGCAATTCGATGACTCTTATCTGTTCAATGAGCAAAAACCTGAAGATGTTTATGGCGAACAG ATTGGAAATCGATATTCATCGGAAAATGCCATGGAACAGCCTGAAGATCAGAAGTTTTCTATAGCTTCAGGTTCTCAACTAAGCTCTTCTCAGAATTTATTGAACCAAAAGAACCACTTGGATTCAACTTCACCAAGTAACATAACTTCTGAGTCCTATCCAGAAAGAAATTGCCAGATCATTCCATCTGGGGCTTCCTTTGCAGAGAGAAACTTGAAGG TGCAGAAGAAAGTGGCCAGTTCGGCATCAGGACAACTTATCAGTGATAATGTGACTGGACATCCTGGTCATCAAACATTGACAAGAAGGGCTTCATATCCTTGTGAGAATCATGAAATTGGAAAGAGGTCCTTAGGAAAAAGAGGTTTGGGTCATTCTGATGTTGCAATGGGCACCTCAATGGTAGTTGATGGGTCCTTCGTATCGTCTATTTCTTCTGATAACTCAGTTGAAGAGAACAGCTTTCGGCAGCTTCAGGATGCAGTTAGTCAG TTGGATGTGAAAACAAAAATGTGCATTCGAGATGGGTTATACCGCCTGGCAAGAAGTGCGCAGAATAGGCAAGTCTTCCCAAATACAATGAACAACAATGGAGATAGCCACAATGTAAAGGACATGCAAAATGCAGAAACTTCGGGAAA GTTTGTTGATCCTGGGAGCATCGAGACACAGACAAATCCAATTGATCGGTCCATAGCTCTGTTGCTTTTCCATCAGCCATCAGAGCATGTCACTGGAGCTGTTGATGAAGCGGCTTCACTAAAGTCACAT AATGATAACCACCAGGCTGCTGCTAAAAACCAAAGAGTGATGCATGCTTCATCTGTACATTCACCAAGAGGGCAGGGAGACCCCATGGATGCAAAATCTTGCAGAAACAACTGA
- the LOC4333004 gene encoding protein LNK1 isoform X9, whose protein sequence is MPDWRVGEFEGKLKDGFARSNNSEHENGAGTVSISSKKSKHRVDSEKKPHVDISGVIDSDSQKCNSEQIHSANGIVSRDVNHDHIENCKVESNDFPLNTISETRYPTDNWNSSQFALSNDGSPVLNNQSTPQTGHGYGDNDLTYIDWPAIDNFEDVDNLFRRCDSTYGQQQLPNTDELSWIPSSDAMYSSDVAMQPGFESSYSDYGILDDLSAFNCTEDKSLTTADPSSAVCDEQFDDSYLFNEQKPEDVYGEQIGNRYSSENAMEQPEDQKFSIASERNCQIIPSGASFAERNLKVQKKVASSASGQLISDNVTGHPGHQTLTRRASYPCENHEIGKRSLGKRGLGHSDVAMGTSMVVDGSFVSSISSDNSVEENSFRQLQDAVSQLDVKTKMCIRDGLYRLARSAQNRQVFPNTMNNNGDSHNVKDMQNAETSGKFVDPGSIETQTNPIDRSIALLLFHQPSEHVTGAVDEAASLKSHNDNHQAAAKNQRVMHASSVHSPRGQGDPMDAKSCRNN, encoded by the exons ATGCCAGATTGGAGGGTGGGCGAg TTTGAAGGTAAGCTCAAGGATGGATTTGCTCGGAGCAATAATAGCGAACATGAAAATGGAGCCGGGACTGTGAGTATATCCAGCAAGAAGTCGAAGCATCGGGTTGACAGTGAAAAAAAACCCCATGTTGACATCTCTGGAGTGATTGATTCAGATTCGCAGAAATGTAATTCAGAGCAAATCCATTCAGCTAATGGGATAGTATCCCGGGATGTCAACCATGATCACATAGAAAACTGCAAAGTTGAATCAAATGATTTTCCCTTGAATACTATCTCTGAAACAAGATATCCAACAGACAATTGGAACAGTTCTCAGTTTGCTCTGAGCAATGATGGTTCACCTGTTCTCAATAATCAGAGTACTCCACAAACTGGTCATGGCTATGGAGATAATGATCTAACCTACATTGATTGGCCTGCTATTGATAATTTTGAGGACGTCGACAACTTATTCAG GAGGTGTGATTCCACGTACGGTCAGCAGCAACTTCCGAACACGGATGAACTGTCATGGATTCCTTCTTCAGATGCCATGTACTCTTCTGATGTTGCTATGCAACCAGGGTTTGAATCCTCGTATTCTGATTATGGTATCCTGGATGACCTCTCCGCATTCAATTGTACGGAAGATAAATCCCTGACAACAGCTGATCCTTCAAGTGCTGTATGTGACGAGCAATTCGATGACTCTTATCTGTTCAATGAGCAAAAACCTGAAGATGTTTATGGCGAACAG ATTGGAAATCGATATTCATCGGAAAATGCCATGGAACAGCCTGAAGATCAGAAGTTTTCTATAGCTTCAG AAAGAAATTGCCAGATCATTCCATCTGGGGCTTCCTTTGCAGAGAGAAACTTGAAGG TGCAGAAGAAAGTGGCCAGTTCGGCATCAGGACAACTTATCAGTGATAATGTGACTGGACATCCTGGTCATCAAACATTGACAAGAAGGGCTTCATATCCTTGTGAGAATCATGAAATTGGAAAGAGGTCCTTAGGAAAAAGAGGTTTGGGTCATTCTGATGTTGCAATGGGCACCTCAATGGTAGTTGATGGGTCCTTCGTATCGTCTATTTCTTCTGATAACTCAGTTGAAGAGAACAGCTTTCGGCAGCTTCAGGATGCAGTTAGTCAG TTGGATGTGAAAACAAAAATGTGCATTCGAGATGGGTTATACCGCCTGGCAAGAAGTGCGCAGAATAGGCAAGTCTTCCCAAATACAATGAACAACAATGGAGATAGCCACAATGTAAAGGACATGCAAAATGCAGAAACTTCGGGAAA GTTTGTTGATCCTGGGAGCATCGAGACACAGACAAATCCAATTGATCGGTCCATAGCTCTGTTGCTTTTCCATCAGCCATCAGAGCATGTCACTGGAGCTGTTGATGAAGCGGCTTCACTAAAGTCACAT AATGATAACCACCAGGCTGCTGCTAAAAACCAAAGAGTGATGCATGCTTCATCTGTACATTCACCAAGAGGGCAGGGAGACCCCATGGATGCAAAATCTTGCAGAAACAACTGA
- the LOC4333004 gene encoding protein LNK1 isoform X8 has product MPDWRVGEFEGKLKDGFARSNNSEHENGAGTVSISSKKSKHRVDSEKKPHVDISGVIDSDSQKCNSEQIHSANGIVSRDVNHDHIENCKVESNDFPLNTISETRYPTDNWNSSQFALSNDGSPVLNNQSTPQTGHGYGDNDLTYIDWPAIDNFEDVDNLFRCDSTYGQQQLPNTDELSWIPSSDAMYSSDVAMQPGFESSYSDYGILDDLSAFNCTEDKSLTTADPSSAVCDEQFDDSYLFNEQKPEDVYGEQAYQRDAMELLSSDQICTGQENLDMIGNRYSSENAMEQPEDQKFSIASVQKKVASSASGQLISDNVTGHPGHQTLTRRASYPCENHEIGKRSLGKRGLGHSDVAMGTSMVVDGSFVSSISSDNSVEENSFRQLQDAVSQLDVKTKMCIRDGLYRLARSAQNRQVFPNTMNNNGDSHNVKDMQNAETSGKFVDPGSIETQTNPIDRSIALLLFHQPSEHVTGAVDEAASLKSHNDNHQAAAKNQRVMHASSVHSPRGQGDPMDAKSCRNN; this is encoded by the exons ATGCCAGATTGGAGGGTGGGCGAg TTTGAAGGTAAGCTCAAGGATGGATTTGCTCGGAGCAATAATAGCGAACATGAAAATGGAGCCGGGACTGTGAGTATATCCAGCAAGAAGTCGAAGCATCGGGTTGACAGTGAAAAAAAACCCCATGTTGACATCTCTGGAGTGATTGATTCAGATTCGCAGAAATGTAATTCAGAGCAAATCCATTCAGCTAATGGGATAGTATCCCGGGATGTCAACCATGATCACATAGAAAACTGCAAAGTTGAATCAAATGATTTTCCCTTGAATACTATCTCTGAAACAAGATATCCAACAGACAATTGGAACAGTTCTCAGTTTGCTCTGAGCAATGATGGTTCACCTGTTCTCAATAATCAGAGTACTCCACAAACTGGTCATGGCTATGGAGATAATGATCTAACCTACATTGATTGGCCTGCTATTGATAATTTTGAGGACGTCGACAACTTATTCAG GTGTGATTCCACGTACGGTCAGCAGCAACTTCCGAACACGGATGAACTGTCATGGATTCCTTCTTCAGATGCCATGTACTCTTCTGATGTTGCTATGCAACCAGGGTTTGAATCCTCGTATTCTGATTATGGTATCCTGGATGACCTCTCCGCATTCAATTGTACGGAAGATAAATCCCTGACAACAGCTGATCCTTCAAGTGCTGTATGTGACGAGCAATTCGATGACTCTTATCTGTTCAATGAGCAAAAACCTGAAGATGTTTATGGCGAACAG gCTTACCAAAGGGATGCGATGGAATTGTTGTCCAGCGACCAGATATGCACTGGGCAGGAAAACCTAGATATG ATTGGAAATCGATATTCATCGGAAAATGCCATGGAACAGCCTGAAGATCAGAAGTTTTCTATAGCTTCAG TGCAGAAGAAAGTGGCCAGTTCGGCATCAGGACAACTTATCAGTGATAATGTGACTGGACATCCTGGTCATCAAACATTGACAAGAAGGGCTTCATATCCTTGTGAGAATCATGAAATTGGAAAGAGGTCCTTAGGAAAAAGAGGTTTGGGTCATTCTGATGTTGCAATGGGCACCTCAATGGTAGTTGATGGGTCCTTCGTATCGTCTATTTCTTCTGATAACTCAGTTGAAGAGAACAGCTTTCGGCAGCTTCAGGATGCAGTTAGTCAG TTGGATGTGAAAACAAAAATGTGCATTCGAGATGGGTTATACCGCCTGGCAAGAAGTGCGCAGAATAGGCAAGTCTTCCCAAATACAATGAACAACAATGGAGATAGCCACAATGTAAAGGACATGCAAAATGCAGAAACTTCGGGAAA GTTTGTTGATCCTGGGAGCATCGAGACACAGACAAATCCAATTGATCGGTCCATAGCTCTGTTGCTTTTCCATCAGCCATCAGAGCATGTCACTGGAGCTGTTGATGAAGCGGCTTCACTAAAGTCACAT AATGATAACCACCAGGCTGCTGCTAAAAACCAAAGAGTGATGCATGCTTCATCTGTACATTCACCAAGAGGGCAGGGAGACCCCATGGATGCAAAATCTTGCAGAAACAACTGA
- the LOC4333004 gene encoding protein LNK1 isoform X4 has product MPDWRVGEFEGKLKDGFARSNNSEHENGAGTVSISSKKSKHRVDSEKKPHVDISGVIDSDSQKCNSEQIHSANGIVSRDVNHDHIENCKVESNDFPLNTISETRYPTDNWNSSQFALSNDGSPVLNNQSTPQTGHGYGDNDLTYIDWPAIDNFEDVDNLFRCDSTYGQQQLPNTDELSWIPSSDAMYSSDVAMQPGFESSYSDYGILDDLSAFNCTEDKSLTTADPSSAVCDEQFDDSYLFNEQKPEDVYGEQIGNRYSSENAMEQPEDQKFSIASGSQLSSSQNLLNQKNHLDSTSPSNITSESYPERNCQIIPSGASFAERNLKVQKKVASSASGQLISDNVTGHPGHQTLTRRASYPCENHEIGKRSLGKRGLGHSDVAMGTSMVVDGSFVSSISSDNSVEENSFRQLQDAVSQLDVKTKMCIRDGLYRLARSAQNRQVFPNTMNNNGDSHNVKDMQNAETSGKFVDPGSIETQTNPIDRSIALLLFHQPSEHVTGAVDEAASLKSHNDNHQAAAKNQRVMHASSVHSPRGQGDPMDAKSCRNN; this is encoded by the exons ATGCCAGATTGGAGGGTGGGCGAg TTTGAAGGTAAGCTCAAGGATGGATTTGCTCGGAGCAATAATAGCGAACATGAAAATGGAGCCGGGACTGTGAGTATATCCAGCAAGAAGTCGAAGCATCGGGTTGACAGTGAAAAAAAACCCCATGTTGACATCTCTGGAGTGATTGATTCAGATTCGCAGAAATGTAATTCAGAGCAAATCCATTCAGCTAATGGGATAGTATCCCGGGATGTCAACCATGATCACATAGAAAACTGCAAAGTTGAATCAAATGATTTTCCCTTGAATACTATCTCTGAAACAAGATATCCAACAGACAATTGGAACAGTTCTCAGTTTGCTCTGAGCAATGATGGTTCACCTGTTCTCAATAATCAGAGTACTCCACAAACTGGTCATGGCTATGGAGATAATGATCTAACCTACATTGATTGGCCTGCTATTGATAATTTTGAGGACGTCGACAACTTATTCAG GTGTGATTCCACGTACGGTCAGCAGCAACTTCCGAACACGGATGAACTGTCATGGATTCCTTCTTCAGATGCCATGTACTCTTCTGATGTTGCTATGCAACCAGGGTTTGAATCCTCGTATTCTGATTATGGTATCCTGGATGACCTCTCCGCATTCAATTGTACGGAAGATAAATCCCTGACAACAGCTGATCCTTCAAGTGCTGTATGTGACGAGCAATTCGATGACTCTTATCTGTTCAATGAGCAAAAACCTGAAGATGTTTATGGCGAACAG ATTGGAAATCGATATTCATCGGAAAATGCCATGGAACAGCCTGAAGATCAGAAGTTTTCTATAGCTTCAGGTTCTCAACTAAGCTCTTCTCAGAATTTATTGAACCAAAAGAACCACTTGGATTCAACTTCACCAAGTAACATAACTTCTGAGTCCTATCCAGAAAGAAATTGCCAGATCATTCCATCTGGGGCTTCCTTTGCAGAGAGAAACTTGAAGG TGCAGAAGAAAGTGGCCAGTTCGGCATCAGGACAACTTATCAGTGATAATGTGACTGGACATCCTGGTCATCAAACATTGACAAGAAGGGCTTCATATCCTTGTGAGAATCATGAAATTGGAAAGAGGTCCTTAGGAAAAAGAGGTTTGGGTCATTCTGATGTTGCAATGGGCACCTCAATGGTAGTTGATGGGTCCTTCGTATCGTCTATTTCTTCTGATAACTCAGTTGAAGAGAACAGCTTTCGGCAGCTTCAGGATGCAGTTAGTCAG TTGGATGTGAAAACAAAAATGTGCATTCGAGATGGGTTATACCGCCTGGCAAGAAGTGCGCAGAATAGGCAAGTCTTCCCAAATACAATGAACAACAATGGAGATAGCCACAATGTAAAGGACATGCAAAATGCAGAAACTTCGGGAAA GTTTGTTGATCCTGGGAGCATCGAGACACAGACAAATCCAATTGATCGGTCCATAGCTCTGTTGCTTTTCCATCAGCCATCAGAGCATGTCACTGGAGCTGTTGATGAAGCGGCTTCACTAAAGTCACAT AATGATAACCACCAGGCTGCTGCTAAAAACCAAAGAGTGATGCATGCTTCATCTGTACATTCACCAAGAGGGCAGGGAGACCCCATGGATGCAAAATCTTGCAGAAACAACTGA